Proteins encoded in a region of the Patagioenas fasciata isolate bPatFas1 chromosome 21, bPatFas1.hap1, whole genome shotgun sequence genome:
- the LOC136110671 gene encoding dynein axonemal heavy chain 9-like encodes MVFVGVLQVGNAQAFIWLSQLRHRWSDEERHCFANICDAQFLYSYEYLGNTPRLVITPLTDRCYITLTQSLHLTMSGAPAGPAGTGKTETTKDLGRALGIMVYVFNCSEQMDYKSCGNIYKGLSQTGAWGCFDEFNRISVEVLSVVAVQVKSVQDAIREKKKSFHFLGEDINLVPSVGIFITMNPGYAGRTELPENLKALFRPCAMVVPDFELICEIMLVAEGFIEARVLARKFIALYQLCKELLSKQDHYDWGLRAIKSVLVVAGSLKRDDPERPEDQVLMRSLRDFSIPKIVTDDVPVFMGLIGDLFPALDVPRKRDLNFESFVRQAVLDLRLQAEDNFVLKVVQLEELLTVRHSVFVVGNAGTGKSQVMRSLNRTYQIMKRRPVWTDLNPKAVTNDELFGIINPATREWKDGLFSSVMRELANITHDGPKWMALDGDIDPMWIESLNTVMDDNKVLTLASNERIPLNPTMRLVFEISHLRTATPATVSRAGILYINPSDRGWNPPVSSWIDRREIQSERANLTVLFDKYLPICLDTLRTRFKKIIPIPEQSVVQMLCYLLECLLAEENTPPDCPKELYELYFVFAAVWAFGGSMFRDQLVDYRVEFSKWWVAEFKTIKFPSQGTVFDFYIDPETKKFEPWSKLIPQFEFDPEMPLQVCEPCTCFVWEEHMHFSDCMQAFQLKSHSRSSTS; translated from the exons atggtgtttgtgggtgtgttgcaggtgggcaatgcccaggccttcatttggctgtcacagctccggcacagatggtcagatgaggaacggcactgctttgccaacatctgtgacgcccagttcctgtactcctatgaataccttggcaatacccctcggcttgtgatcactccgctgaccgacag atgttacatcaccctgacccagtcactgcacctgaccatgagcggagcacctgcaggccctgcgggcactggcaagacggagactacgaaagatttggggcgagccctgggcatcatggtgtacgtgtttaactgctccgagcagatggactacaag tcttgtgggaatatttacaaaggcctttcccagacgggagcctggggctgttttgatgaatttaacaggatctcagttgaggtcctttctgtggttgctgtacag gtgaagagcgtgcaggatgcaatacgggagaagaagaaatccttccattttcttggagaagacatcaacttagtaccatcagtaggcattttcatcaccatgaaccctggttacgcagggcgaacagagctacctgagaatttaaaagctctcttcag gccgtgtgcgatggttgtgccagactttgagctgatctgtgaaattatgttggtggctgagggattcatcgaggcccgggtgttagccaggaagttcattgctctctaccaactctgcaaagagctcctgtccaagcag gatcactacgactggggcttgcgtgccattaagtcagtgctagttgttgctggctccctcaagcgagatgacccagagcgacccgaagaccaggttctgatgcgctctcttcgtgacttcagcatccccaagattgtgacggatgatgtgccggtgtttatggggctgattggggatctattccctgcactggatgtgcctcggaagcgtgacctgaattttgagtcgtttgtgaggcaggctgtgctggacctccggctgcaggctgaggacaactttgtgctcaaa gtggtgcagctggaggagttgctgacggtccggcactctgtcttcgtggtgggtaacgcgggcacgggcaagtctcaggtgatgagatccctgaacaggacttaccagataatgaagcgacgtcctgtctggacagacctcaaccccaaggcagtcaccaatgatgagctctttggcatcattaacccagcaacaagagaatggaaagacg gcctgttttcatcagtcatgcgagagctggccaacatcacgcatgacggtcccaagtggatggcactagatggagatattgatccaatgtggattgagtctcttaatactgtgatggatgataataag gtgctgaccctggcgagcaatgagagaatccctctgaacccaacgatgcggttggtgtttgagatcagccacctgcgcacagccaccccagcaaccgtgtcccgagcgg ggatcctgtacatcaacccgtcggatcggggctggaatcctccagtgagcagctggatcgacaggcgagagatccagtccgaaagagccaacctgaccgttttgtttgataagtacctgcccatttgcctggacaccctcagaacaag atttaagaagattattcccattcctgaacagagtgtggttcagatgttgtgctacctccttgaatgtctcctggcagaggagaacacacctcctgactgtcccaaggagctttatgaactttactttgtctttgctgccgtctgggcctttggtggatcaatgtttcgagatcag cttgtggactacagagtggagttcagcaagtggtgggtggcagaattcaagactatcaagtttccctctcagggcacagtctttgacttctacattgatccagaaacgaagaagtttgaaccttggtctaaacttattcctcagtttgaatttgatccagaaatgcccttacaggtatgtgaaccttgcacgtgttttgtctgggaagagcacatgcattttagtgactgtatgcaggcatttcaattgaagtctcattcgaggtcaagcacttcataa